The segment attttcatgACTTTACCTTGCCATGTGACAGCCTTTCTCCGTCAGGGATTTAAGGAATTTTATCAAAGTGAAAGACATTACACTAACGGCTGAAAATGACTCAACTAGTTTACCAGTTTTACATATCTCTGTCATTGTAATCAATTGCCAATTGGCTACATTATGAATGTTGCTGTCAGCATGACGTCATGGTGATTTGGTACATAGTGGAGCTTTGCGTGTCTCGTTTAAACAGTTTAGTTAGTTTACGGTCTGTCTAGTTTAATGGGGTTCATTTTCTTAAGTATTAAAGAGATAAAACAGACTTTTTTGCATACTTTGTGacacattaacatgaaaaaatgcattttcctTCACTGCACCACCTTTATTGTTTGTGTACAAAGTTTCCAAATCAATGTGATGGCCCAAATTGTACCAACACACCATCATATTTTACCTGACATAAATGTAACGTTCTTTTTAAAAGGTGTCTGTGAAATTTCTGCCAGTGACAGCTTTGTATTTAAAAGCCTCTGAGCTCTAGTTTTATAATAAACACATATTTTGATGATCATTTTGCTTGAGGTGTATAGGGCAGATACCAGGGCACATATTGGTGTAAATCTGAACCAAGTAATAGGGGGAAAATTACATTAGCTTAAGTTGGCACCAGAGTGGTTTTAAGGTACAGTCACACAGGAgcgggttagggttaggggatAGGGTTAGGGTGTGACTGTCGCCTGCCGAGGCTATTTCATATTCGTGCTGAATGTGGGAAGTGCCTGACGTGACAGCCACTGAAACCTAGCTTGctaggtaatgttagctagcattCTAATAGACACAGCGAAATATGTTTTTGGTAAATTTCCATGCCTGTCTCCCAACTCActgccagccaggcagcatttctcatgtggggcagtttgtattttttggtCAGTATCATACAATATTGGCTGGTAAGACACGGCAACAAGCACTGTCTCTTCTCCTCCACACATactttgttctttttgttgAAGCTTTGACTTCGCTGGCAAAGTTGAACACGCGGTGTGAAGATGCTTTGCCACCAGAAgtgaatgttttattcattgAAAAAGCATTTGTGTTTTGCTCTGCCTCGGAAAGGGGTTTTCAAGAAACTAAAGCCCTTCTGAGAATTgactactgtactgtactgtacccCCAACCTTTGAAATCAAACTCATCCCCTTAATCTACATTTGTTTCATGCAAAGAGAGGCTACTCTTTGCAATGAGAGGATCAGCACCTTGGCTTTTGAACTCCCCCATGCTCCTTCAAATCCTTAGATAAGCTCATCAGTAGAACACAAACCTGTTGATAAGTTTATCTTCAGGTATcacaaaacaaagcaatttttttcattcagtcttttttcaaGTTCTCCAAGGTCTTGTTTTAAAATTGAAGCTAAACTCCATACTGTCATATTTAACAATGTCTTCTCCATTTGTTTTTTAGTCAAAACACATCTCAGCCACCATGCCTTCAGAACTGGAGACAGCCATGGAGTCACTCATCAAGGTGTTCCACCGTTACGCCTCTAAGGAAGGCCGGAGTGGCACACTCAACCGGCGGGAGCTCAGAGAGTTGATGGAGAATGAGCTCTCTACCTTCCTCATGGTGAGAAGCGACCAACGTGTTAAGTGCATAATCACAGTGTCCAGAATTTGAAcatgttcattattttatcacCTATCACATAATGCAGTCTAACCCAAAGGTTTGTTGTTGAGGCCCCTCTAACGCTCCCTTCTTTCACCCAGTCTCAGAAGGACCCTGCTGCTGTTGACAAAATCATGAAGGACCTGGACACCAATGGCGATGGCCAGGTGGACTTTGAGGAGTTTGTTTCTCTGGTTGTTGGACTTTCCATTGCCTGTGAGCAGTGCTATCAGATGCACATGAAGAAGACATCTAAGAAATAAACGACAACAGTGGAAGGGAGGAGAAAAACCAAAAAGCCTTTGAAGTATTGTAAAGATAGTTTTGTTcaataaatacagtaaagaaTTTCAAAGCTTTTGTGTCTGGTGgtttttggttgtgtgtgtgtaagctgcTGTATATGTATGCATGCTCTATCATGGTTTTTATAGTGCTTTTTACtcataaaaatagttttgtaacaaagacacaaaacccaAATCATTGTTATTTTACAGTCATTGCTTTGTGCTGATTTCATGCCCTGGTGAAGCTCATTTTAGAGAAATCACAGTGTACTGACTCCCCTTGTAATTGTTCCAGCGACACTAGGTGTGATGATGTAATTCCCACCTGTAATTGTTGCTTCCCTGGGTGTGAAAGTGCAGACGGACCACTCCCTCTTTGCTTGATAAAGTCCTGCTTATCGCTGCTCTGAGGAATCTGCAGAATGTTCCATTATGAACACACCTCTGTGTGAAACTGATGTTGCAACTATCTTAATGACGATGCATGCATGAGCAAGATAAAGATTTAGAGCGCTTTGTAACTGAATGAAGTTTGTTGCATTCTTGCCAATGTGATTTGATTGAGTAAGACAGCTCTGGGCACTGCCAAGAAATATGGCAGGCCTGAGTCACATGGCACAGTGGGTCAGTGCACCActgtttttccaccaaattCTTTTCATAGTGTTTCATGTCTGGTGAAACTTGTTTGACACCATAGAGATGAACAGGATAACCCCACCCTCTGAGTCTTCCTGAACTGAGAagagattttctttttctttttgctcttAAACAAGGTCTCCCAGGCAACACTTCTTCTCAGGCTGTGTGCTGGTACTGACCAGCTCTGCCAATGTTTGAGTCATAAACGGTTAACATGTGACTTCAGTAGTTTAGAATTTGGCCCACATTTGTGGTCAGGGTCTGCCAATCCCAGTTAGGTAAGCATAACTTTTACCGCCTGAGCAGGGCCTGCCTGGAAGACAAAACTCAGGGCAAAAAAGTCTTTAAGGTCCTGCACACACCTCCTTGGACGAGGCCTTGCCCTGTGGCCTACCAATGTTGATGGTTACAGAGCAAACACTCAAGCTGCTAGGttacaactgtgtgtgtgtgtgtgtgtgtgtgtgtgtgtgtgtgtgtgtgtgtgtgtgtgttttcagcccTCAGTTTACACAATCACCACACCCATGTGACCCACAGCTGAGTTTACAGCCGGGATTTCCACTTTGATGACCGTTTTCTCAATATCCCCTTTGTGCAGTTGTGTATGACAAGCACTGAATGCATACCAATGTACATGCTGTACGTTTATCATGTGGCCTTACGCAATATAATTAGTATCGTTCAGATGAATGTCTGTGGTCCATGGAGAGGACCGAGCTTGTTCCCTTAGTGAGAAGACTTCCTAATCACTTCGTCCCGACCTTTGTTGAAGTAAACCTGCGTACTCTCACAGCTAAAAGGTTTTTTAAACTGACACACTGAAGGTGTATATTGGTTTGAGTTCAGAGATAAGCAAACATTCACTAATGCATACCGCACCTTCCTTGGACAAACACAGGCAGAACAGCCCCTCTCTGTGGACAATTCAAtttgttaaacaataacagcaaagTTATGAGCCTGCTGAACCCTACCAACATCCGGTGCTTAGCTGTTGTTGTGGGAAATGACATCAAACTATTGTGATCTTGTTCTAGCTGATGCTATAAAGATGTCAAAGTACTTCAAGTCTGTTAGTCTCCTTTGTGCTGCTACTTCTATGTGAGCATGGCTGTCCAAAGTGTCAGGGAGCCCCCTTGCCTTCACCTTCataatgtcactcaaattaacacgtactgaccaggaaccaaaattaccacaaagagacaaaaagacagaacgactttgtggtggtttggtgtctctttgtagttgttatgcatctttttgtggttttgtgtctctctttttgAGTTGTTTCCTTGAGTTAATTTTGTATcttatttgattgttttttgtatCTTGTCGTCatcttgtgtttctttgtggttgatttgcACATTTTCcaagtttttttgtgtttctttgcagttcctttgcatctttttgtggtaattttgagtCCCTTCTTG is part of the Epinephelus moara isolate mb chromosome 22, YSFRI_EMoa_1.0, whole genome shotgun sequence genome and harbors:
- the s100a10a gene encoding protein S100-A10a; this translates as MPSELETAMESLIKVFHRYASKEGRSGTLNRRELRELMENELSTFLMSQKDPAAVDKIMKDLDTNGDGQVDFEEFVSLVVGLSIACEQCYQMHMKKTSKK